One window of the Cryptomeria japonica chromosome 7, Sugi_1.0, whole genome shotgun sequence genome contains the following:
- the LOC131061658 gene encoding glycine-rich RNA-binding protein GRP1A, whose protein sequence is MASADVEFRCFVGGLSWSTDDRSLKDAFTAFGEVMDSKVVSDRETGRSRGFGFVTFMDEQSMRDAIEGMNGRDLDGRNITVNRAQARGGGGGGGGGGGGGGYRGGGGGSGGYGGGGSGGYESRRSGGGGSGGGGYSGGGRERSERGYGGGSRNGGGYGGYSGGGGGGSRYGGGGVSDDGGWRS, encoded by the exons ATGGCTTCTGCCGATGTTGAATTCCGCTGCTTCGTTGGTGGCCTTTCCTGGTCCACTGATGACAGGAGCTTGAAAGATGCCTTCACGGCTTTCGGCGAAGTCATGGATTCTAAG GTTGTGAGCGATCGAGAGACCGGAAGATCCCGAGGATTTGGATTTGTAACTTTTATGGATGAGCAGTCCATGAGAGATGCCATTGAAGGTATGAATGGACGGGATTTGGATGGAAGAAATATTACTGTAAACCGTGCCCAAGCCAGAGGAGGCGGCGGCGGCGGCGGCGGCGGTGGCGGTGGCGGTGGCTATCGTGGAGGCGGTGGTGGCAGCGGAGGATATGGTGGTGGCGGCAGTGGTGGCTATGAAAGTCGTCGAAGTGGTGGTGGAGGAAGTGGTGGTGGAGGTTATAGTGGAGGAGGCCGTGAGCGATCTGAGCGCGGTTATGGTGGCGGAAGCCGCAATGGAGGAGGATATGGTGGTTATAGCGGTGGCGGCGGCGGCGGCTCTCGTTACGGGGGAGGGGGTGTGTCTGATGACGGTGGCTGGAGAAGTTAG